The Misgurnus anguillicaudatus chromosome 15, ASM2758022v2, whole genome shotgun sequence genome has a window encoding:
- the LOC129419483 gene encoding LOW QUALITY PROTEIN: extracellular calcium-sensing receptor (The sequence of the model RefSeq protein was modified relative to this genomic sequence to represent the inferred CDS: substituted 1 base at 1 genomic stop codon) yields MRTNAHFTFGVLAELAEEMQVNLVLTVTMLCITRLCPALCGVHPVTCDLKGDPQPPGLFKDGDFVIGGAFSIHYYLKAENHTYTRRPQPLECSGSMDTRELRFGRALQFAIEEINNSSDLLPGITLGYHIYDSCASVPMAIKIAFQLVNGFDVKFNDSDSCAKSAAVTALVGETGSTPSISMSRVFSRFGYPQVSHFATCACLSDKRQYPTFFRTIPSDHHQAAALARMVKLFRWTWIGAVRSDSDYGNNGMASFLKAAEEEGICVEYSEAYYRTQPRSKLKRVADVIRRSTARVIVAFMASGDIYFLLEELSKQSLPPLQWIGSETWIVDPGMLRFNLCIGAVGFGVPRSVIPGFRNFLLNLSPDXVLKSPLLTEFWESSFSCSLRQQTGSSSGLPACDGTEDLHTLQNPYTDTSQLRITNMVYKATYAIAHAIHAIVCNNKQCDKNIKIEPLQVTDQLKRVNFTKNNYPVSFDINGDPVATYELVNWQLQDDASIDFVTVGHYDASQPKGQEFSLSRAIIWNDGSEKVPVSVCSESCPPGTRKAVQKGRPVCCYDCITCADGEISNETDSLDCHTCQPEYWPNKEKNKCLPKPVEFLSWDEILGIILAAFSVTGSLLALSMALVFYKNRASAIVKANNSELSFLLLFSLTLCFLCSLTFIGRPTEWSCMLRHTAFGITFVLCISCVLGKTIVVLMAFKATLPGSNVMKWFGPAQQRLSVFGFTLVQVLICVVWLTTSPPFPFNNMQHYKEKIILECNLGSAVGFWAVLGYIGLLALLCFVLAFLARKLPDNFNEAKFITFSMLIFCAVWITFVPAYVSSPGKYTVAVEIFAILASSFGLIICIFAPKCFIIVFRPEQNTKKHLMGK; encoded by the exons ATGAGGACTAATGCTCACTTCACATTTGGAGTGCTTGCTGAGCTAGCAGAAGAAATGCAAGTTAATCTTGTATTGACAGTGACAATGCTGTGCATTACCAGGCTTTGTCCTGCTCTGTGTGGAGTTCATCCAGTAACCTGCGACCTGAAAGGTGACCCACAGCCTCCTGGTCTCTTCAAGGATGGAGATTTTGTTATTGGAGGGGCTTTCTCTATTCATTACTATCTAAAGGCAGAAAATCACACCTACACCAGACGACCACAGCCACTAGAGTGCAGTGGCAG CATGGACACCAGAGAGCTGCGCTTTGGCCGTGCCTTGCAGTTTGCCATTGAAGAGATCAACAACAGCTCTGATCTGTTACCAGGCATCACTTTAGGCTACCACATCTATGACTCTTGTGCCTCTGTGCCGATGGCAATAAAAATAGCGTTTCAGCTTGTCAATGGATTTGATGTCAAATTTAATGACTCTGATTCCTGTGCAAAATCTGCTGCTGTTACAGCACTAGTTGGAGAAACAGGCTCCACTCCATCTATCAGCATGTCAAGAGTTTTCAGTCGATTTGGATATCCACAG GTGAGTCACTTCGCAACCTGTGCGTGTCTCAGTGACAAGCGTCAGTATCCGACTTTCTTCAGGACCATCCCCAGTGACCACCATCAAGCAGCCGCATTGGCACGAATGGTCAAACTTTTCAGATGGACGTGGATCGGGGCAGTGCGCAGTGATTCAGACTACGGAAACAACGGCATGGCATCGTTCCTGAAAGCTGCGGAGGAGGAGGGAATCTGTGTGGAGTATTCAGAGGCCTACTACAGGACTCAACCACGCAGTAAACTTAAGAGGGTCGCAGATGTCATTCGCAGGTCAACGGCTCGTGTAATAGTTGCCTTCATGGCCTCAGGTGACATTTATTTCTTATTAGAGGAGCTAAGCAAGCAGTCTCTTCCTCCTCTGCAGTGGATTGGCAGTGAGACTTGGATTGTAGACCCTGGCATGCTGCGTTTTAACTTGTGTATTGGTGCTGTGGGCTTCGGTGTCCCGCGCTCTGTTATCCCTGGCTTTCGTAATTTTCTGCTTAACCTCTCTCCAGATTAGGTGCTGAAATCTCCCCTACTGACAGAATTTTGGGAGAGCTCATTTAGTTGTAGTTTAAGACAACAGACAGGTTCTTCATCTGGTTTACCAGCATGTGATGGCACTGAGGACCTGCACACATTACAGAATCCATATACAGATACATCCCAGTTGAGAATCACTAACATGGTATACAAAGCCACATATGCTATAGCTCATGCCATCCATGCCATTGTCTGTAACAACAAGCAATgtgacaaaaacatcaaaattgAACCCTTGCAG GTTACAGATCAGCTCAAGCGAGTGAACTTCACTAAAAATAATTACCCTGTTTCATTTGATATCAATGGGGATCCAGTAGCCACTTATGAACTTGTGAACTGGCAGCTTCAGGATGATGCTTCAATTGACTTTGTCACAGTTGGTCACTATGATGCATCCCAGCCGAAAGGACAAGAGTTCAGTTTGAGCAGAGCTATCATTTGGAACGATGGCAGTGAAAAG GTGCCTGTGTCTGTGTGCAGTGAGAGTTGTCCTCCAGGCACTAGAAAGGCCGTACAGAAAGGAAGACCTGTCTGCTGTTACGACTGTATTACATGTGCAGATGGAGAGATCAGTAATGAGACAG ATTCTTTAGATTGCCACACCTGTCAACCTGAGTACTGGCCCAATAAAGAAAAGAATAAATGTCTTCCTAAACCAGTGGAGTTTCTGTCATGGGATGAGATTCTTGGAATTATCCTCGCTGCTTTCTCTGTTACTGGCTCTTTATTAGCTTTAAGCAtggctttagtgttttataaaaacagagCTTCTGCCATAGTAAAAGCAAACAACTCAGAGCTGAGCTtcctgttgctcttctcattgACTCTGTGTTTTCTCTGTTCCCTTACTTTCATTGGTCGCCCCACTGAGTGGTCCTGTATGTTGCGTCACACAGCGTTTGGCATCACTTTTGTCCTCTGTATCTCCTGTGTTCTGGGGAAAACAATAGTGGTGTTAATGGCATTCAAGGCCACACTTCCAGGAAGTAATGTCATGAAATGGTTTGGTCCTGCACAACAAAGACTCAGCGTTTTTGGTTTCACTCTTGTACAGGTTCTTATCTGTGTGGTTTGGTTAACAACATCTCCACCTTTCCCTTTCAATAATATGCAACACTACAAAGAAAAAATCATCCTAGAATGTAATTTAGGTTCTGCTGTTGGTTTCTGGGCTGTGTTGGGTTATATTGGCCTTCTCGCCTTACTTTGCTTTGTTTTAGCTTTTCTGGCACGAAAGCTGCCTGATAACTTCAATGAAGCTAAATTCATCACATTCAGTATGCTCATATTCTGTGCTGTATGGATCACATTTGTACCAGCGTATGTCAGTTCACCTGGAAAATATACTGTAGCTGTTGAGATATTTGCTATTTTAGCTTCAAGTTTTGGTTTGATTATCTGTATTTTTGCTCCTAAGTGTTTCATTATTGTGTTTAGACCGGAGCAGAATACCAAAAAACATCTAATGGGTAAATGA